The Streptomyces sp. NBC_00454 DNA segment AGCGCTGCGAGAAGTGCGTCAGCACGAGGTGGCGCACCCCCGCGTCCCGCGCCACCCGGGCGGCCTGCCCGGCGGTGAGGTGACCGTGGTCGGTGGCGAGGCGGACGTCCTCGTCGAGGAAGGTCGACTCGATGACCAGCATGTCGCAGCCCTGCGCGAGGGTCTCGACGCCCTCGCAGAGCCGGGTGTCCATCACGAAGGCGAACCGCTGCCCGGGGCGCTCCTCGCTGACCTCCTCGAGGGTGACCTCTCCGAGGCGTCCCTCGCGCTGGATCCGGCCCACGTCCGGCCCCTTGATCCCGTGGAGCGCGAGCAGTTCGGGCCGTATGCGGCGCCCGTCGGGCTCGGTGACCCGGTAGCCGAAGGACTCCACCGGGTGGGAGAGCCGCACGGCGTCCAGGGTGTAGGCGTCCCCGCGCGCCAGGATCCCGTCCTCGGCCACCGGTTCCTCGGCCAGCTGGACGGTCTCGCGGTAGGCCGTGGCGTACCGCAGCCGGTCGAAGAACTTCTGCCCGGAGGCCGGGTAGTGCGCGGTGACCGGGTGCGGGACCCGGTCGAGGTTGATGCGCTGGATCACCCCGGCGAGGCCGAGGCTGTGGTCACCGTGGAAGTGGGTGACGCAGATCCGGTTGATGTCGTGCGCGGCCACCCCGGCGCGCAGCATCTGGCGCTGGGTTCCCTCGCCGGGATCGAAGAGGATGCCCTCGCCGTCCCAGCGCAGCAGGTAGCCGTTGTGGTTGCGGTGGCGCGTGGGCACCTGGCTGGCGGTGCCCAGCACCACGAATTCCCGTACGGACACGGCTTATCCGGGGGGCCACTGGAGGCCGCGGCCGCCCAGAACGTGCGCGTGGGCGTGGAAGACGGTCTGGCCGGCGCCGGCTCCGGTGTTGAAGACGACCCGGTAGCCGTGCTCGTCGATCTTCTCCTCGGCGGCGACCTGTCCGGCCTCGCGCAGCACGTCGGCGGCCAGCTGGGGCTCGGCCGCGGCGAGGGAGGCCGCGTCGGGGTAGTGCGCCTTCGGGATGACGAGCACGTGCGTGGGCGCCTGCGGGTTGATGTCCCGGAAGGCGACGGTCGTCTCGGTCTCCCGGACGATGGTCGCCGGGATGTTCCCCGCGATGATCTTGCAGAACAGGCAGTCGGCCTGCGGTTCCCCGGCCATTGCTGAGCCCTCCGTGACGTTCGTTGATCGCTTCCGGCATCGTATCCACCGCCGGGGAGCGGCGTCCGCGCCTGTGGACAACACCGGCCCGTGACGGCCGGCGGTCGACTGGGCGGCCCGTCAGGACCAGCGGCACGTCAGGACCAGCCGCCCGTCAGGACCAGCGGCCCGTCCGGGCCAGCAGGACCGCCACCGCCGCGGTGCCGGCGGTGGAGGTCCGCAGCACGGAGTGGCCCAGGCGGTAGGGGTGGGCCCCCGCCTCGGCGAAGACGGCCAGCTCCTCCGGGGAGACCCCGCCCTCGGGGCCGACCACCAGCACGACGGAGCCCTCGGTGGGCAGTTCGGCCGTGGCCAGCGCCCCGGAGGGGGTGTCGCGGTCCTCGTGGAGGACCATCGCCAGGTCGGCCCCGGCCAGCAGCGCCGCCACCTGCTTCGTGGACATGGCCTCGGCCACCTCCGGGAAGCGGACCCGGCGGGACTGCTTGCCCGCCTCCCGGGCCGTGGCCCGCCACTTGGCCAGGGACTTGGCCCCGCGGTCGCCGCGCCACTGGGTGATGCAGCGCGAGGACTGCCACGGCACGATCGCGTCCACGCCCGTCTCGGTCATCGTCTCGACGGCCAGCTCGCCCCGGTCGCCCTTGGGCAGGGCCTGGACGACGGTGATCCGGACGGCGGGCTCCGGCTCGTCCATGACGGACTCCAGGTCCATGACGACCAGGCGGTCCTTGCCTTCCGCCGCCTTGACCACGCCCTCGATCCACCGGCCCCGGCCGTCGGTGAGGACCACGTCCTCGCCCGGGTTCAGCCGCTTCACGGACACGGCGTGGCGGCCCTCGGGGCCGTCCAGTACGAACTCCGGCCCCGCGGGGACCTCTTCGACCACGAACACGGGGGCGGTCATGACGCACTCCTCATCTGCATTGCCTTCAAAACGTTCTGGGCCGCGGCGAGTTCCGCCGCGAGCACCTCCACCAGCTCCCCGGCCGGCAGCGCCCGCGCCAGCCGGTGCCCCTGGCCCGCCCACAGGGCCATGCCCTGCGGGTCCCCGGCCGCGGCGGCCGCCTTGCGCAGCGGCGAGGTCAGGTGGTGGATCTGCGGGTAGGCGGCCGGGGCGTAGGGCCCGTGCTCGCGCATGAACCGGTTCACCAGCCCGCGGGCCGGGCGGCCCGAGAAGGCCCGGGTCATCTCCGTGCGGACGAAGAGCGGGTCGGTCATGGCCTTCTTGTGCAGCGGGTCCGCGCCGGACTCGGGGCA contains these protein-coding regions:
- a CDS encoding ribonuclease Z; its protein translation is MSVREFVVLGTASQVPTRHRNHNGYLLRWDGEGILFDPGEGTQRQMLRAGVAAHDINRICVTHFHGDHSLGLAGVIQRINLDRVPHPVTAHYPASGQKFFDRLRYATAYRETVQLAEEPVAEDGILARGDAYTLDAVRLSHPVESFGYRVTEPDGRRIRPELLALHGIKGPDVGRIQREGRLGEVTLEEVSEERPGQRFAFVMDTRLCEGVETLAQGCDMLVIESTFLDEDVRLATDHGHLTAGQAARVARDAGVRHLVLTHFSQRYGDPSEFERQARAAGFEGELTIAADLVRVPVPKRA
- a CDS encoding histidine triad nucleotide-binding protein; the encoded protein is MAGEPQADCLFCKIIAGNIPATIVRETETTVAFRDINPQAPTHVLVIPKAHYPDAASLAAAEPQLAADVLREAGQVAAEEKIDEHGYRVVFNTGAGAGQTVFHAHAHVLGGRGLQWPPG
- a CDS encoding 16S rRNA (uracil(1498)-N(3))-methyltransferase, which encodes MTAPVFVVEEVPAGPEFVLDGPEGRHAVSVKRLNPGEDVVLTDGRGRWIEGVVKAAEGKDRLVVMDLESVMDEPEPAVRITVVQALPKGDRGELAVETMTETGVDAIVPWQSSRCITQWRGDRGAKSLAKWRATAREAGKQSRRVRFPEVAEAMSTKQVAALLAGADLAMVLHEDRDTPSGALATAELPTEGSVVLVVGPEGGVSPEELAVFAEAGAHPYRLGHSVLRTSTAGTAAVAVLLARTGRWS